From one Doryrhamphus excisus isolate RoL2022-K1 chromosome 9, RoL_Dexc_1.0, whole genome shotgun sequence genomic stretch:
- the chaf1b gene encoding chromatin assembly factor 1 subunit B, with translation MKVVTCEIAWHNKEPVYSLDFQHSSDGRTHRLATAGVDTTVRLWRVDMGPDGKAVVEFLSNLTRHTKAVNVVRFSPTGELLASGGDDASILLWKLNDNKEPEQAPVFQDDEDAQLNKESWTVIKTLRGHIEDVYDICWTHDGNFMVSGSVDNTAIMWDINKGQKLCILNDHKSYVQGVTWDPLGQYVATLSCDRVMRVYSTHTKKKAFCVSKMSSGSPADGEVKQHRIFHDDSMRSFFRRLSFTPDGSFLLAPAGCVEAGENIINTTYIFSRNSLKRPVAHLPCPTKATLAVRCCPVYFELRTKKGDDDSIQPNLFHLPYRMVFAVASEDSIFLYDTQQTFPFGLVSNIHYHTLSDLTWSRDGSFLAVSSTDGYCSFLSFSPGELGTPLKEPPPLEIFTPSNGAEKKGKKTPQGRTSSPVSQPPSTASTPTSHANLSSATTPDEKKPGVKAKPRKITLNTLEAWGKPTTPKSTASSTPQTPTSGSTSAPSTPQPRVNPPTPNSSKKQPRLTPLTPTTPKVLNSTGSPGPTTPKGASAAKGPTPRRVSLTPVGSHTASSLFSAPASTEKAKHGRPSPPTDPLCQPPESKRPKTGDDVTAASSTNETLA, from the exons ATGAAGGTTGTAACATGTGAGATCGCCTGGCACAACAAAGAGCCCGTCTACAGTTTGGACTTTCAGCACAGCTCTGATGGACGCACACATCGACTGGCCACAGCTGGAGTGGACACCACAGTCAGG CTATGGCGAGTCGACATGGGCCCAGATGGGAAAGCAGTGGTGGAGTTTCTGTCGAATCTAACCAGACACACAAAGGCGGTCAATGTAGTGCGTTTTAGCCCCACTGGAGAGCTTCTCGCCTCAGGAGGAGATG ATGCATCCATTCTACTATGGAAGCTCAATGACAACAAGGAGCCTGAACAGGCTCCTGTGTTCCAGGACGACGAAGACGCTCAACTCAACAAAGAAAGCTGGACCGTCATCAAGACACTGAG GGGCCACATTGAGGACGTGTATGACATCTGCTGGACCCATGATGGAAATTTCATGGTGTCTGGTTCTGTGGATAACACCGCGATTATGTGGGACATCAACAAAG GACAGAAACTGTGCATCCTGAATGACCACAAGAGCTACGTGCAGGGTGTGACCTGGGATCCACTGGGGCAATATGTTGCCACTCTCAGTTGCGACAG AGTAATGCGTGTGTACAGCACACACACCAAGAAGAAGGCCTTTTGTGTCAGCAAAATGAGCTCAGGGTCCCCTGCAGACGGAGAG GTCAAGCAGCACCGTATCTTCCATGACGACAGCATGAGGTCGTTCTTTCGTCGCCTTTCCTTCACACCAGACGGATCCTTCCTGCTTGCTCCAG CGGGGTGTGTGGAGGCTGgagaaaatattataaatactaCCTACATTTTTTCCAGGAACAGCCTCAAGAG GCCGGTAGCCCACTTGCCATGTCCAACGAAAGCAACACTGGCCGTGCGTTGCTGCCCCGTCTACTTTGAGCTGAGAACCAAGAAGGGAGATG ACGACTCCATCCAGCCCAATTTATTCCACTTGCCGTACCGTATGGTGTTTGCGGTGGCATCCGAGGACTCCATCTTCCTGTACGATACGCAGCAGACATTCCCGTTTGGTCTGGTGTCCAACATTCACTATCACACACTCAGTGACCTCACATG GTCTCGAGATGGTTCCTTCCTGGCCGTGTCCTCCACAGATGGATACTGCTCTTTCCTGTCCTTCTCTCCCGGGGAACTGGGCACGCCACTGAAGGAGCCGCCCCCACTGGAGATCTTTACCCCAAGCAATGGCGCTGAAAAGAAGGGCAAAAAGACTCCACAAGGCAGGACTTCGTCTCCTGTTTCCCAGCCGCCGAGCACGGCCTCCACTCCCACGTCCCACGCCAACCTCTCCTCTGCAACGACGCCTGACGAGAAGAAGCCTGGCGTAAAGGCCAAGCCCCGAAAGATCACCCTCAACACCCTGGAAGCCTGGGGGAAGCCCACGACTCCGAAAAGCACGGCCTCCTCCACACCTCAGACGCCGACATCCGGAAGCACGAGCGCACCTTCGACCCCTCAGCCTCGtgtcaacccccccaccccgaatTCCTCGAAAAAGCAGCCTCGTCTCACCCCACTCACTCCCACTACGCCCAAAGTCCTCAACTCCACCGGGTCTCCTGGGCCCACTACTCCTAAAGGTGCATCGGCTGCTAAAGGGCCCACTCCGAG GCGAGTTTCTTTAACTCCGGTTGGATCGCATACGGCCAGCTCGCTCTTCAGCGCTCCAGCATCCACTGAGAAGGCCAAACATG GACGTCCTTCTCCTCCAACCGATCCGCTCTGCCAGCCTCCAGAGTCCAAGCGTCCCAAGACGGGTGACGACGTCACAGCGGCAAGCAGCACTAACGAAACTTTAGCGTGA
- the si:dkey-229b18.3 gene encoding uncharacterized protein si:dkey-229b18.3 yields MAVKATTCPPNPWSGETSANFEWIDGLLYRKKLERGYINYREVLDEDRRLEVISVFHRRRRDQRHLSLEETYKSVAENYWWDGMYFHIRDFVLGCPECKIQQRKKTEGLRDRGCVTKTMASHCSDVLSKLKCQREAGMFCDITLRTNGQAYAAHRAVLAAVSDHFQEIFTEMDSSMKGDVDLTGFREDSLLSLLDFSYSSTLCVRWEDLPEVITMARHLGMWPAVEACSALMKEQEHVVHPSRDLTLSYGGICGLRHRQQTEAKRKRVLDLEENINDGFKLTLDTSDESTEWSPNLRRGQNLRGHNGLPVSPSHRMKLMDFKTPSSKKPTASRTTVTTPQSKDYSSMSPSSTRLLRSSPGAAQKVQRLLSMSESPQRNRKTHSIQQMSGTARSRSSPVCSPVRVKQEEEEVAVDEEDYAREQEKYKLMNVLGLQRTALLPRPEDLIGWRQKKRLRKLKANNYSLTKRRKPRCTVPAIPFGPVTLALPLCAPVNSLLLNKAGKTKSGAPHIVEGITKRQKPNKQIPPSDRRMRSQGALPDLFQPGFRGRELRRSVRSSGSVHPPVQHSLRLNSKKISVRIKSEPSEYSISGLSPVSNHHRRAAPSQTTAARKITVEPVKTPRYNSSRMVTKAKPRRGSAREAEKPRGASRKAPREDTGTGRTVNDNEPGGFQFSEPSSTPSIYNHPLYKVIKEEPTDPVPVGGPFPDPPSPDLGKRQSKPPIKLLDSGFLFSFCRPAGAPMVGIKKEEESVDICLTRSVSQVGEKFGANHRALRARGPPPALAVVKREREERGERPSRVQRPGSSSRNNSVPLASSRGAKATLIVPKQEPNPLPVSSRGCVVIDSVRARARLKQLRGPRSQAPKVPKAAHACLQCAASYRDCDALIMHRLRHVEGKHWPCPLCSKTFFRLRNVRNHIRTHDPKLYKCRSCIIAGS; encoded by the exons ATGGCCGTGAAGGCGACGACTTgtccccccaacccttggtcgggTGAAACGTCCGCAAACTTCGAGTGGATCGACGGGTTGCTCTACCGAAAGAAGCTCGAAAGAGGCTACATCAACTACCGGGAGGTTTTAGATGAGGACCGGAGACTTGAGGTCATCTCCGTGTTCCACCGGCGACGGCGTGACCAGCGTCACCTCTCCCTGGAGGAGACCTACAAAAGTGTGGCAGAGAACTACTGGTGGGACG GGATGTACTTCCACATCCGAGATTTTGTCCTGGGCTGTCCCGAGTGTAAGATCCAACAGAGAAAGAAGACTGAG GGGCTCCGTGACAGAGGATGCGTCACAAAGACGATGGCGTCGCACTGCTCTGATGTGCTCAGCAAGCTGAAGTGTCAGAGGGAGGCGGGGATGTTCTGTGATATCACTCTGCGCACTAACGGGCAAGCCTACGCCGCACACCGAGCCGTGCTGGCCGCCGTCAGCGATCACTTCCAAGAAATCTTTACAGAGATGGACTCCAGCATGAAAGGAGACGTAGATCTCACTG GCTTCAGGGAGGACAGCCTTTTGTCTCTGCTGGATTTCTCCTACTCCTCCACCCTGTGTGTTCGCTGGGAGGACCTCCCCGAAGTCATCACCATGGCCCGCCATCTTGGCATGTGGCCCGCCGTGGAAGCCTGCTCTGCTCTCATGAAGGAGCAGGAACACGTCGTTCATCCTAGCCGGGACTTAACGTTAAGCTACGGCGGCATTTGCGGTTTGCGTCACCGCCAGCAGACGGAAGCCAAAAGGAAAAGGGTTTTAGATTTAGAGGAGAACATTAACGATGGCTTCAAACTGACGTTGGATACATCAGACGAGTCCACCGAGTGGAGTCCCAATTTGCGTAGAGGGCAGAATCTGAGAGGTCACAACGGTCTCCCCGTGAGTCCCTCACACAGGATGAAGCTCATGGACTTTAAAACTCCCTCGTCCAAGAAGCCCACTGCGTCCAGGACCACGGTTACCACCCCACAGTCGAAGGATTACTCCTCCATGTCGCCATCAAGCACGCGTCTTCTCCGTTCAAGTCCCGGTGCTGCTCAGAAGGTTCAAAGATTGCTGTCCATGTCGGAGAGCCCTCAACGCAACAGGAAGACTCACTCCATCCAACAGATGTCGGGTACAGCCAGATCCAGGTCCAGTCCAGTTTGCAGCCCAGTCAGGGTgaagcaggaagaggaggaggtggcggtGGATGAGGAGGATTATGCCCGAGAGCAAGAGAAGTACAAGCTGATGAATGTTCTCGGCCTGCAGAGGACCGCCCTCCTGCCCAGACCGGAAGATCTGATTGGTTGGCGGCAGAAGAAACGACTCAGGAAGCTTAAAGCCAACAACTACTCACTGACCAAGAGGCGAAAACCCCGCTGCACCGTACCGGCGATACCTTTTGGACCCGTGACACTGGCGCTACCCCTCTGTGCCCCCGTCAACAGTCTGCTCCTCAACAAGGCGGGGAAGACCAAGTCTGGAGCTCCACACATAGTAGAAGGAATTACCAAGAGGCAAAAGCCGAATAAACAAATACCTCCCAGCGACCGGAGAATGCGGAGTCAAGGCGCTTTACCAGATCTGTTCCAACCCGGCTTCAGGGGGCGGGAACTCAGGCGGTCCGTGAGGAGCAGCGGAAGTGTCCATCCTCCTGTTCAGCACTCCCTGCGGCTTAACTCCAAAAAGATTTCAGTCAGGATCAAATCAGAACCCTCTGAATACTCAATCTCAGGTCTCTCTCCCGTATCAAACCATCACCGCAGAGCCGCACCTTCTCAGACCACAGCGGCCAGGAAGATCACAGTCGAGCCCGTCAAGACGCCGCGCTACAACAGCAGCCGCATGGTGACAAAAGCCAAGCCCAGGCGGGGCAGCGCAAGAGAAGCGGAGAAGCCGAGGGGCGCTTCCAGGAAGGCCCCGAGGGAGGACACGGGCACCGGGAGAACCGTCAATGATAATGAACCCGGTGGGTTCCAGTTCTCAGAGCCCTCTTCCACGCCGTCCATCTACAACCACCCTCTGTATAAAGTCATCAAAGAGGAGCCAACGGATCCCGTTCCGGTTGGTGGACCTTTCCCGGATCCTCCCTCTCCGGACCTGGGCAAGCGCCAGAGCAAACCCCCCATCAAACTACTGGATTCTGGCTTCCTGTTCAGCTTCTGCAGGCCGGCAGGAGCCCCCATGGTGGGGAtcaagaaggaggaggagagtgtGGACATCTGTCTGACGCGCTCCGTGTCGCAAGTCGGTGAGAAGTTTGGAGCCAACCACAGGGCGCTGAGAGCCAGAGGACCACCCCCTGCCTTGGCGGTGGTGAAGAGGGAGCGGGAGGAGAGGGGCGAGAGACCAAGCAGAGTCCAGAGACCCGGGTCCAGCTCCAGAAATAACAGTGTACCTCTGGCCAGTTCCAGGGGGGCGAAGGCTACACTGATCGTACCAAAG CAAGAGCCTAACCCCCTCCCTGTGAGCAGCAGGGGCTGTGTCGTGATCGACTCCGTTCGGGCCAGGGCCAGGCTAAAGCAGCTGAGGGGGCCACGCAGCCAAGCCCCAAAAGTCCCAAAGGCGGCCCACGCCTGCCTGCAGTGCGCCGCCTCCTACAGGGACTGTGACGCTCTCATCATGCATCGCCTCAGGCACGTCGAGGGCAAGCACTGGCCGTGTCCG CTTTGCAGTAAGACCTTCTTTCGACTCAGGAATGTACGGAACCACATCCGCACCCACGACCCCAAGTTGTACAAATGCAGGAGCTGCATTATCGCGGGTTCCTGA